Proteins encoded by one window of Leptospira neocaledonica:
- a CDS encoding YbaB/EbfC family nucleoid-associated protein: MFGKSLDNLKQMNQMRVRMKKLEKELEALFFEGKSKNELVVCITDGKQTVQEIRIEDSLLAKNDKKLLQKSIKQAVNQSMEAAQKVAEERMGEFKSLLSGMP; the protein is encoded by the coding sequence ATGTTCGGCAAAAGTTTAGATAATCTAAAACAAATGAACCAAATGCGGGTTCGTATGAAAAAATTGGAGAAAGAGCTAGAGGCTCTCTTCTTCGAGGGAAAATCCAAGAACGAATTAGTAGTCTGCATTACTGACGGTAAACAAACCGTTCAAGAGATCCGTATTGAAGATTCGTTACTAGCTAAAAACGATAAAAAGTTACTTCAAAAAAGTATAAAACAAGCTGTGAATCAATCAATGGAAGCTGCCCAAAAAGTTGCGGAAGAAAGAATGGGAGAATTTAAATCTCTTCTTTCCGGAATGCCTTAA